The genomic stretch TATGACCAAACTGTTGCAGCTTCTATAAGCTCCAAATTCACTGGAAGCAATGATGAAGGATTTGTTTCTCGGTAATGCTTACTCAAACTCGTGTActtttcaatttgaaaaattattaaaaaggaaaaattatgcGGTCCATTATTTTCAAAGTTTATGTTCATTGATGATCTCAATTGTTGTATTACAAGTTTGTAATTTGAATTGTAGAGCGGAGCTTATGTCGCCACCTGATGAAGGACAACTACTTTCAATGCTTTTGAAACTGATGAATGCCAAGAGGACAATAGAGATTGGGGTTTTCACAGGCTATTCTCTTCTTGCTACAGCTCTTGCCTTGCCTCATGATGGCCAGGTTGGGCCTTCTTACCGAGTGCACGTACTGTTATTTGTCATCAAGCAAAGACGGTTGCATTGTAGTTGGCCTGTTAGCACATTTTATTAGTTCTGCGTTTCAGTTAGAACAACTAAGTTACAATACCTgtgaaattatgagaaaatttacGAAGGATATTTTGTCATTCTTATAGCCCCTGAAAACAGAAACTTCTTATCTTGTGAaacttctttatttttctacaGATAGTGGCAATAGACCCAGACCGAGAAGCTTACGAAGTTGGACTGCCATTCATTCAGAAGGCCGGCGTGGAGCATAAGATCAACTTCATACAATCAGATGCCCTTTCTGTTCTGGATGAGATGTTGAGGAATGTAAGTATTAAGTTCcacttagaatttttttttttttccccaatcTGAAAATGGAGAAACCCTTAAGCTCttgaacatatttttatttgccATCGTCGTGGGATATGTAGGCCTTTGAGAGGATATGGATAGATGTGGTTTAAGGTATAGAATTAGTTCATGCAGATTGTCATTTGTGTTGTATCATGCAATATCTACCTACATAAATGTGTCCAAATATGCTTACGTGTCTCAAAATAACGATCTCCTAATGCAGGACAAAAACAAAATGGCTTTCGACTTTGTGTTTGTTGATGCTGACAAGGACAACTACATTAACTACCATGAGAAAGCCATACAAATGGTGAAGATAGGAGGTGTTATTGCATATGACAACACTCTATGGTTCTCCACAGTTGCAAGTGAAGAGGAAGACGTCCCTGAGTTTTTTCGTCCCTATAGAAAGGCCATAATTGATCTCAACAAACGACTAGCCTCCGACCATCGGGTGGAGATCGTGCAGATTTCCATTGGTGATGGTGTCACTCTTTGCAGGCGCATCATCTAATAAAATAGTAGTATCGGGATCAAGTTGGCCCTTGCGAACAACTTTATGCACTATTTccctttttaactttttgaatTCAATAAGAGAGTTCAGATCGGATGAGTAATATTGATAGTATGGTGCCATCGGATGTTCGAGAAGTTACGCAGAATAAAAGGTTGCCTTTGGGACGTACAATGCCCAAAGGGATTATTGTTGATGTTGTTGCTCATATTATTGACAATTACTCAATGTAAAACCCCGTAATGTTACTGCCAAGATCTGATTGTATTTATGGATGCTGATAAGGACAACTACATCCACATCCACTACTaccaaacaacaacaaaactACATATATAGCCAAGATTAATTGGAGTTATTATGGCATTCAATAAAAAGGGCTATGGCCTCTTATTATCCATATATTCACCAATATCATATGACAATTCAAAAATATTCGTTATAACTGTTATACAAtgttattttgttgatattatagtaagtaaaaaattattaagaaaaaaatccCACTTCATacgaatttattttttagataaaattgtaCAATTACACACAAGccaaaaacaaatcaaagtTGGTTGAACTGTATTAAGGTTGCCACAACTCGAAAAAGAATTAAACCTAATCTCACTGTTAATTGTTTGGTTAATATATGATAGGATTAGAGATAAGTTTATGATTAATTTCCTCCACAAAGAGAACACTATTGGTGGCCATGGAAGCCATCCATTTTGCTAGTGGGATTAATTACTCTTTTGTGATTTAGTGGGTTTAAGGGCCCATTCTTTGCTTGCTTTTAGCTCTTCCTGCAGTCCACAGATCGAATATTTAACTAATGGGTTTTtgacttttatatatttacatatacataaaaaaaaaaaaaaagaagaagaaagaagaaagaagatggtAGATGTCAATCTTAAGTGGCTAAGGCTAGCTCTACGTGGGCGCGCAGCAGGGCCGCGCAGGGCCCTGCATGGCGCGCTTGGTCGCCTGGCCCGCGCATGCGGCCCACGTGGCGCACGGGCTTGGGCCTGACACCAGCTGGGCTGCTccgaatttttatttattttttttaaacataaaccCAGCTTTAAACTTGTTTAGTCGGGGTTCTATCCCGCGACCTTTTCCTCCtcaattaattgaaaataattactcatttttatacaaaatgccattaaatttcaattaatcaATTCATTACAAAGACTCTCtccttcttgttcttttttttcttggattatgttctattttcttcttcatctttttcttttattgagtTTTCTTTCTATGTGTTCTAGATTTGGTTAGACCTAAATATAGATTCCATAAAacgcttctttttcttctttctttgttaTTTGGGTTTGACGAAATATCTAGGTTTTgttaaaccttttttttttttacttattctcTCTATTCATCACAAGCCGTCAATAAATCTATTTGGGTTCGTCACAATTTGTTGTGACAAACCTAGTAGGTTATGTCcagtcaattaatttttttagtttaactttattttttattttttaatcaaataagatagaacagaaaataaaaaatagatttatcattttattcatttatttaacaataagAGTGGTTATTAGTATTTCTCAAACGTCGAGAAATTCTTTACAAATTTACCAAACCTCAAAAGCATTGTTTGCAATTTACCCATTTATAATGTTATGATTAGGGTTGCCTTAAGTTATAAAAATtagcaaaatacataaaatttagaatttaggaGAACCAATGTAATAGAATATAgtctcatttaataaatatttatatattataattcatGATTTACACTTCCGCTTTGATTTTTTGTCCCAACTCCaacctatttttcatatctgATGATGATCTGTGAGACTGACCACCATGCGTCGCCTCGACAAGTGGACCTCGAGAGTGGAAGTTTCGAACTTGGGTATGTCAGGCCTTGAGAATACAACTTACAGGACAACAGAGTGACGAGGCTGGGATCCCCCATGGTAGACTCCGATGTTCAAGTCAGTAGAATAAAAACGAATctcagaaaatataaaagtttgaGAGTTTGTCTATACCTGACGAGAGCCATTGCTTTTTATAGACGAAACCGTTATAGGGTACTCGAGATAAAGCCTGAGGTGGTCGAGCACGATTCCCGAGAATCTCAGTCGAGTTGGCATAAGTCGCCTAGTGGAATTCAAATTTTCTAGACTCCATTCCAAATTTTCTACCAATGCTTGCCATGTGCTAGTTTCTTAGGAGATCCACATGGCAAGTGGGACTGTTAGTGCGTAAGGcttatttttggtaatttatataatatctcATCACTTGTCCCCACTCCTTAAGTTGACTTTGAGAATCATGTTGGGTCGAGAAGCAACCTAGCTCTTGAGATCATCTAAGTGTGGACTTTCCCGACGTGTACAGTAAGTATTTTTAAGTATGAGATTAACGCTCCTAACTTTTGAAGTTAGTCTTTTCCCCTTTCACTTTtacttctcttcttttttcttatattctttatttttatttatttattattttttacttatattttttgcTTAGCCAGGCATTGGTCGAACTCAGCTAAAGAGGTCGGGCATTGCTTGGCCATAGCTGTGCGTCGAGCTCGACTTTGAGGCTGAACTCGACCCTGCCCGGCTCTAACTGAGCTCAGCCTGGCCGATCAGCCATGGCCGAGTGCCGAGCTCAGCCAAGGGAGAGCTCTTCTATGGAGCTTTTtgccctcttttttttttttttttttttgccattagtccacatttgACTTGGGGATGGTCTAGGACACTTGACCATTGCATTTTAATCATTCCTACGCGAAAGAAGGTGTTaagtttcttccggccattagtccaccttcgaTTTGGGGACGACCTAGAGCTCTTAACCTTTGGATTTTAGTCACTCCATCGCAGATGAGGATGTTGAGTTTCTTTCGACCATTAATCCAATTTCAACTTGGGGACGGCTTAGAGCttttgacccttggattttaatTACTCTCTCACGGATGAGGGAGTTGAGTTTCTTCCAGCCATTAGTCTACGTTTGACTTAGGGACAACCTAGGGATCTTAAACCTTGGATTTTAGTCACTTCCTTGTGAAGGAGAgtgttgagtttcttttggccattagtccaccttatCTTGAGGATggcctagggctcttgacccttgaaTTTCTTTAATCTAAAATACTTGGGCAGCAAGTTATCTGAATGGAACACTTCTTCTAGCattataagaaaaatgtattttagtgacggaattattccGTTGCTAATTAGCGAAGGAATTTTCAtcgctatttttttaaaatatttttttaaatttagcaacaggcACAATCCcgtaaacaaaaaataaaaataaataaattaattaattgaaatttaacGATGAGGCCAATCCaatcgctaaaaattaaaaaaaaattaaaatttagataaaaagaatttaaataaaaaataaaaaataaaaaaattaaataaaaaaatcaaatttagcgacgaggatgggccgtcgttaaaaaataaaaaaattaaataaaaaattaaaatttagcgactagctcaatcccgtcactaaaaaaataaataaataaataaaattaaatgaaataattaaatttagcaacgtggccaatcccgtcgctaaaaaataaaaaaaattaaaatttagcgactgtCAAAATCCCAtcggtaaaaaattaaaaaaaaaaaaattaattaaatttttgtgacGGGCTTAAcaccgtcactaaaaaataaaaataaataaataaataaaataattaaaatttagcgatggccAATcggttgctaaaaaattaaaaaaattaaataaaaaaataaaaatttagtgacagggtcAACTcgtagctaaaaaaaaaaaaattaaaaaaattaaaatttaatgatggGGCCAATCCagtcgctaaaaaaaattaaataaaaaaattaaaatttagtgacgggtgctCCCGtcgctgaaaaataaaaataaataaataaataaaatcaaattatagCGATGGGGTCGCCcctcactaaaaataaaaaaaactaagtaaaaaattaaaaattttacatttaaacatatcataataatttttactaacatcaatattagtaaaaattaaactaataatttttaaatatattacaaattaaaatcaaaataaaaacataattttttactactaatataataattaataaagttttatttgaattaataatgaaataaaattaaaattaatattgcttTCCCtttatgttaatattattaaataagtttgagaaattttggtgtataaatataattctgaaatatttagaagagaatactataaatatattttatgtataacaatAAGCAAGAAGGATTTCAGATTGACTAGTTCGCACGCgaaacttggtcatgagaggttggggtTCGACCGGTAGAAAGCTTGAGAATAATAGCTGGGGGAGTAATATCCCAGCGTTGCCATGCGGCGAGCAGAGGTGTAGCCACGTGGCGTACAGAGGGGTGGCTAGAGCCTGGCGCGcgcgttgaattttgaattttagggttgaatttagcgacggagttAACTCTATTGCTAAAAACTAAaagaagtaaataaaaaataaaaaaattaaataaaaaataaatttagcgacgaattaaCAATAGGGTCAACCCCatcgataaaaaataaaaaaattaaataaaaaaataaaaatttagcaacgggatcagctccgtcactaaaaaataaaagaaaaattaaataaaaaaattaaaattttgggaCGGGCTCAAAcacgtcgctaaaaaataaaaaatattaaataaaaaaattaaaatttagcgacggggtcactaaaaaataaaaaaaattaaataaaaaattaaaatttaacgacggggttcaatcccgtcgctaaaaattaaaaaaaattaagtaaaataattcaaatttagcgacccgtcaacctcgtcgctaattccgtcaTTAAAAaatgcccgtcgctaaattttagtgatggaaagatactcgtcactaaattcgttgctaaaaaatttagtgacggattttgatattttagtgatggaattttcTGTTACTAAAACGCTGATTTTTTGTAATGTAAATAATGAATTTTCCATCTCTATCATGCAAGTCAATGGTCAACCAATGTTTCTGCTGATCTGTTTCCATGTGGCGGCGGCCAAGACGTTCGGCTTACCACCACTATTTCGGAATTTTTACAAATACTAACAATGTAGAAAGTcgactcaaattttttattgaattagaATACCTTTTGATCTTTTATAGTTATATAGAAAAATGACTCTTTTAATTGAAAActctcattttaaaataatatatagtcaTATTTACAAAGAATATACACAATACAAAAAAGTAACTAAGGAcataacactacaagaaaatagcaatttagagacggatttaagATGtattttgagacgaatttttttcaGATGGATGTAAAGACGGAAATTAATTTGTCTCAAATTGAGACGGatgtagagacaaaaaaaaattcgtctctaatttgagactaaaaaatttatgtctctaaaattcgtttcaaattagagacaaattAATTTCTGTCTCTACATCCGTCtcaatttgagatggattttcgagataaaaaaattttcgtctcaaattagagatgaatttttttggtCTCAAAATCCTtattgagacggattttggaGACGGAAACTAATCGGTCTCAAATTAAGATGAATATTTTTCCATCTCAAAATCCTTCTcaaattgagatggattttgagacgaaaattatttttcctctcaaatttataaaatataaaattaatttataaaatgtaaaatttttatctatagatatagaaattaaattctaaatatataaattaatatatttcatgtgcataaaatataaaataaagtatatatacatggcaaaattttagaaaatgtataaaaaattaaaaaaaaatatattaacccttttttattttaatcaattaatttattctaatttattccattattttttattttattattaaattttaatttaattttttaaacaattactcACACAATTGGtaataaacaaacactacaaatgttatataataattaactatataaGATCAAGggtatgatgaaaatatgaaatatctGTTTAGTTAGAACGCAAAGAAACAATGATTACAGTTCATCTATCAGAGAATTACGTGATAACCTTTCTAACTACAGATTCAAAGTTACACAACATCTAATAAAGTAATTATAGAATATTCAAGGGATACAACTTCGTTACAGAATCTATAAAACAATAATCTAATTCATCAACGTTGATAGATTTGGATTTCGTTTATACTCAGTGCTGATGATGGTTGACAAACACAACGGATTCAAGTTCATCGATATTATCTAGGAATGGCCACTAGCTGCTGCTAGTTTCGACTGGGTAAGGTTGCGAACTAGCCTCTTGAAAATAAGGAAAcgacacattttcttcttggatgactaggttttcaaaattccaaataaggTTTGGATCATCCTTGAGGAAAGATCCAAGTTCATCGATATCATCTGGTAATAGCCACTGGCTGCTGCTAGTTTCGACTAGGTAAGGTTGCGAACTAGCCTCTTGGAAATAAGGAAACAATACATTTTCTTCTTAGATGATTGAGTTTTGAAAATTCCAAATAAggtttggatcatccacgaGAAAATATCCATTGTTataatatgggtttgaattggtttctaggtgaaaccaattttgaatattaagaGGGTTTGCATAAGAGTTTACAAATAGTAATTCCTCCAATAAAACTTAATGAAATTGAAGATTGACGACCTGCTATTGGAGGGCAAAAATGTAGGATCGATACATAGCCataaataggatcttgaagTCTAGCTTGAACTTCATACAATAGTGTAGCGGCAGTCCCATAACGGTCACTTACTAGAAGCTGAGGCAGAAGCTTGGAGGCATTTCTGACACAAAAAACCACGTGGATGGCTACAAAATCAGTAGGTTCTTTTTCATGGTAGAAGTAAGGGGCAAATACGCACAATTGGGTACCTTTTCTTCTCAAGACTTTGCAGGTACCGCACAAAAAATAGGGTCCTGATATGatcttctagtttttttttttttcaaagactGGGTAGATCTGGtcgtgtaatacccgagaatgatttgaggtcataaataatatttgatgaagggcataaatggactttgtggaaaataagactatagggtacactaacgcaactttggacgatcgaattagtcatagggaataccctggaccctagatagccaaggaaaatggtatagtatcgacaagtaatacgagttatgattttaggcatcaaaagaagttggatcgggaacggttcccggtacagctaaaaaaaggcaattgtgatttaggctgaaataccgaattatcgtacggggcatccgggacgtcaatggaaccccaaggaagttcatatttggcatatagagtaacccttcagtagtttttggaagaaacaaaagggtttgtagctaaaacgaagattcgggcctaagtgcagtttttttcgaaattgacggagggagatcgaaacgatattttttcggaattttaaagagagtgttttgggatatttcaaaggttataaaggtctttaaagagaagttcagtttttgagccgggggcaaaatcgtaatttttgaggttgggggtaaaagtgtaatttaccgaaaaattaggggcattagtgcaattagtccatttttcagggactaaaatgcaattaaaaattagcccggggaccatgttgaaaagggtctaagtgcaattatccaaaagttcgggccaaagtgtaattcttgaaatctttttactatgggcatttgggagattcaggaaaaagcttcataaatgactttagagataagatgaaggctcatgatgacgttagagataagatgaaggctcatgatgactttaaggataagatttgtataagatttgattggataagaaaagatttgatttggatagtaatgattgcagaagatcttacaagattttggaatgaatatataaaagatattagaagatttggaatgattatagaagatttacaatgattgcagagaatcttagaagattttggaatgattacaaaagatattagaagatttggaatgattatagaagatttacaatgattgcagagaatcttagaagattttggaatgattacaaaagatattagaagattttgaatgattatagaagatttacaatgattgcagagaatcttagaagattttggaatgatttgcaaaagatatcaaaagatttggaatgattatagaaaatattagaagatttggaatgattggaaaagattttgaaagatttgaaatgattgcagaatatatatttcttggtggctaagtttcctaaacatataaataggggctcaaggctaaggattctctcattcgaaattgtgatacatttgtgctagacgagagtgcttcaggtttagtggatagagggtttttaaagcatacgcgaggcatcacacgcgtagagcacttaggcagcgcgtgaggacctgtaagaaggtggtttggttaaaagacttgaggagttgcacgaaaattgaggttgggcacaggattcgaggtgttctgagtttcgttcaaggtgagttgttcgctaccaaaatttggctttcttatgagtggttctcctccaaaacttgatttattgtgcttgttctatctgaacatatggtgatttcatgcaaaatggttttgtgcattaaaatggtaaccggtgacggttggatttatgagggaggtttgtccctaaacgttttgaactgtgcattgcattttataaatgttgtttatacgatgcattgaattgtgaattgtggcattgtcttgagttttatgtgtacgtatggaatgtcagcctcggatgttgtctggatagtgtagccataattctccaagggcgtgacggaataataggggtatctgatgctggtgtgcatgtcaggatagccgccttggtttccgtgccagaccgtttggtcagggaagttgcactaggacgactaggtggtccatactgtgttgttcatgtgggatgtcagcctaggatgttgtctggatagtgtagcggtaattctccaagggcgtgacggaataataggggtatctgatgctaggtgtgcatgtcaggatagccgccttgatttccgtgccaggccatttggccagggaagttgcactaggatgactaggtggtccatgtgaaattttggagttgggattgtatggtggttcctggatgcttaaggtgggaacgtattctggtgagatgcgttggcagccccatttaagctagaatcgcgtcgcgtcgtcgtgtcgtcgagtcggtgtggtggcatagcttttagagagattgctctttccccatggtagggttaagcgcgtgggaattctcttgagctagggcttaccgggtatattggtttatttcatgtcttgcattattcatgaaaaatgtgttttgaactctcacttagatgattcatcatctaatttggactttgtccctggaatattcaaacgttccaggtgaaggcagcggtgcaaaagggaaaggaatcgtcgaggagtgacggcgactagcggatagtttacattatgtctttactgttatgttatttacttttgaaaacgtcatgtaaacgttggtgcaactttatatataaataaagtggttttggttatgacctgttgaggtttcgatctagcttccacatttgtgttggtgaacctgtcttggtttattaatggttcatagttgatatactgagaaggtgtaacgggatcttcggggaatggtttttgtgttggatttttgtttgaaaaaaatttatccccggaatcttacgttacgttaacgctcccgagaattggggtgttacaattggtatcagagcgaaggtTTGGAATTTAAGAGACTCTGATTAGGGTTTGAAATGTAAGGGATTCTGATTAGAGCGATGGTTATTTAAAGATTATAGATTTCAttggaaatttagaaactaTCGATTCGAGGGCAATAGTTGAAATTTCATGTGGAGTAATGAGATAACTGGTAGTTATCGGGAATGATCGAGTTACAAATAATTCGATTCGGATCAAGGATCCTAGGGATATTAAACTCAGGATGATTTGATAAGTGTTTTGGAGAATCGAGTTTAAGGATTTTGaggattgattttgatgatagggaTCTCAAAATAAATGTTGTGAGGATCGAGGTAAGGTACCTCAAGGAAACAACTCATAGGAACGAGTCAAGAGTGTTTAGTTCAAATGTTGATCTAGAAAATGAAGTGGTCGGGTTGTAGGATTGAGTCCCGTAAAGATGATTGGAGATTAGAAATTGTcactattcatgatttgagatttggaCAGGGTATCCTTAATGGTTGTGGGACCTGAAAGATCTTTTAGCAAGATAGAGATTATCTTTACGTGAGGTTTGCACTGATTAAggaagtgtttttctttttcagatggtgaaaactcgGAGAGTCATGGATCTCAGCGAGCGAGATGAAAGTGACAGTAGTAGCAGTCATCATAGCCGTTCTGCGAATCGTGTCACAAACGATGGACGACAAGAGGAGCGATCAGGTCCTAGTGAGAATAGATTTGATCGAATGGAAAGAATCTTAGAAGGCATGCTGACACA from Diospyros lotus cultivar Yz01 chromosome 9, ASM1463336v1, whole genome shotgun sequence encodes the following:
- the LOC127809780 gene encoding putative caffeoyl-CoA O-methyltransferase At1g67980 isoform X3; the encoded protein is MADTVFKNLFKNEALQKYIWDTSTYPRECQELKGLREATFRKYDQTVAASISSKFTGSNDEGFVSRAELMSPPDEGQLLSMLLKLMNAKRTIEIGVFTGYSLLATALALPHDGQIVAIDPDREAYEVGLPFIQKAGVEHKINFIQSDALSVLDEMLRNDKNKMAFDFVFVDADKDNYINYHEKAIQMVKIGGVIAYDNTLWFSTVASEEEDVPEFFRPYRKAIIDLNKRLASDHRVEIVQISIGDGVTLCRRII
- the LOC127809780 gene encoding putative caffeoyl-CoA O-methyltransferase At1g67980 isoform X8, producing MSPPDEGQLLSMLLKLMNAKRTIEIGVFTGYSLLATALALPHDGQIVAIDPDREAYEVGLPFIQKAGVEHKINFIQSDALSVLDEMLRNDKNKMAFDFVFVDADKDNYINYHEKAIQMVKIGGVIAYDNTLWFSTVASEEEDVPEFFRPYRKAIIDLNKRLASDHRVEIVQISIGDGVTLCRRII
- the LOC127809780 gene encoding putative caffeoyl-CoA O-methyltransferase At1g67980 isoform X7; translation: MADAVFKTILKSQALQQYILNTSAYPREHEQLKGIRDATFKKYGPLMEMMVPPDEGLLLSMLLKLMNAKRTLEIGVFTGYSLLTTALALPDDGQIVAIDPDREAYEVGLPFIQKAGVEHKINFIQSDALSVLDEMLRNDKNKMAFDFVFVDADKDNYINYHEKAIQMVKIGGVIAYDNTLWFSTVASEEEDVPEFFRPYRKAIIDLNKRLASDHRVEIVQISIGDGVTLCRRII